In Haloplanus rubicundus, one DNA window encodes the following:
- a CDS encoding CPBP family intramembrane glutamic endopeptidase has product MVSDILAPAAMLHLLGGLVLATLVHQDASLRGHHRPLALAAGTLVLGVLGAVGYYAVRERIGELPADATRVRAPIGARTRDLFKGVLLIVGAFLCATAVVGLGANALVAAGVVVRDTLEFRVVAAVLQFLGFGVGVGGYLLVTRDWDLVEVRVPTLRTVGLIAVGVVALVLAQIAIARLLTVLGISVAQNQVVVTGQQDPRYFLYMIPVAILLVGPFEELVFRGGVQGILRRTWGPSVAIVVASVLFGLVHWIALTGGGGSRIPYVTVAATLGLVLGYLYERSRNLVVPAVVHGLYNTVLFGAQYLSATGMG; this is encoded by the coding sequence ATGGTCAGCGACATCCTCGCCCCCGCGGCGATGCTCCACCTGCTCGGCGGGCTGGTGCTCGCGACGCTCGTCCATCAGGACGCGTCGCTCCGGGGCCACCACCGGCCGCTCGCCCTCGCCGCCGGCACGCTCGTTCTCGGCGTCCTCGGCGCCGTCGGCTACTACGCCGTCCGGGAGCGGATCGGCGAGCTGCCGGCCGACGCGACCCGGGTCCGGGCGCCCATCGGGGCGCGTACCCGCGACCTGTTCAAGGGCGTCCTCCTGATCGTCGGCGCCTTCCTCTGTGCGACGGCCGTCGTCGGCCTCGGCGCGAACGCCCTCGTCGCCGCGGGCGTCGTCGTTCGCGACACCCTCGAATTTCGGGTCGTCGCCGCCGTCCTCCAGTTTCTCGGCTTCGGCGTCGGCGTCGGCGGCTACCTCCTCGTCACCCGCGACTGGGACCTCGTCGAGGTTCGCGTCCCGACGCTCCGGACCGTCGGCCTGATCGCCGTCGGCGTCGTCGCCCTCGTCCTCGCCCAGATCGCCATCGCCCGCCTGCTGACCGTCCTCGGCATCTCGGTCGCCCAGAACCAGGTCGTCGTCACCGGCCAGCAGGACCCCCGCTACTTCCTCTATATGATCCCCGTCGCCATCCTGCTGGTCGGTCCCTTCGAGGAACTCGTCTTCCGCGGTGGCGTCCAGGGCATCCTCCGGCGGACGTGGGGCCCCTCGGTCGCCATCGTCGTCGCGAGCGTCCTCTTCGGTCTCGTTCACTGGATCGCGCTCACCGGCGGTGGCGGCTCGCGAATCCCCTACGTCACCGTGGCCGCGACGCTCGGTCTCGTCCTCGGCTACCTCTACGAGCGGAGCCGGAACCTCGTCGTTCCGGCCGTCGTTCACGGTCTCTACAACACCGTGCTGTTCGGCGCGCAGTATCTGTCGGCGACGGGGATGGGCTGA
- a CDS encoding NUDIX hydrolase: MSPNEGGDAGSHPNAAQEVIAVDADDQEQGTVNRLDAHTGDGVRHRAFTALVFDGEGRILLGQRAPNKRLWDTHWDGTVASHPRPGQTQKEACRQRLVDELGVTSDQYSDLRVTDKFEYKRYYENAGLEWEVCAVLKVTLDDATLDPNPEEIAGRLWVHYDHLHENPQSYRQLRLCPWFEIAMRRDFD; this comes from the coding sequence ATGAGCCCGAACGAGGGCGGCGACGCCGGCAGTCACCCCAACGCCGCACAGGAGGTCATCGCCGTCGACGCCGACGACCAGGAGCAGGGCACCGTCAACCGCCTCGACGCCCACACGGGCGACGGGGTTCGCCACCGCGCGTTCACCGCGCTCGTCTTCGACGGCGAGGGGCGGATCCTGCTCGGCCAGCGGGCGCCGAACAAACGACTCTGGGACACCCACTGGGACGGGACCGTCGCCTCCCACCCCCGACCGGGACAGACCCAGAAGGAGGCCTGTCGCCAGCGCCTGGTCGACGAACTCGGCGTCACGTCCGACCAGTACAGCGACCTCCGCGTCACGGACAAGTTCGAGTACAAACGCTACTACGAGAACGCGGGACTGGAGTGGGAGGTGTGTGCCGTCCTGAAGGTGACACTCGACGACGCGACGCTCGACCCCAACCCGGAGGAGATCGCCGGCCGGCTCTGGGTCCACTACGACCACCTCCACGAGAACCCGCAGTCGTACCGGCAGCTCCGCCTCTGCCCGTGGTTCGAAATCGCGATGCGCCGCGACTTCGACTGA
- a CDS encoding desampylase produces MAAADSDDALVLAPGVRDALLDHAREGADRDPPAEICGVLAGERGPPDRVTATRRVPNVAAHPRTEYELDPAATMAAIDRVEDRGDDAIGFYHSHPESEAVPSATDRARATWSGYVYCIVSPPDSIRAYRYVDDGFVELPVESSE; encoded by the coding sequence GTGGCCGCCGCCGACTCCGACGACGCCCTCGTCCTCGCCCCCGGCGTCCGGGACGCTCTCCTCGACCACGCCCGCGAGGGGGCCGACCGCGACCCGCCGGCCGAAATCTGTGGCGTCCTCGCCGGCGAGCGCGGCCCCCCGGACCGCGTGACGGCGACCCGGCGCGTCCCGAACGTCGCCGCCCACCCGCGCACCGAGTACGAACTCGACCCCGCGGCGACGATGGCGGCCATCGACCGGGTCGAGGACCGCGGCGACGACGCCATCGGCTTCTATCACTCCCACCCCGAGAGCGAGGCCGTTCCCAGTGCCACGGACCGGGCGCGGGCGACGTGGTCCGGCTACGTCTACTGCATCGTCTCGCCGCCCGATTCGATCCGTGCCTACCGCTACGTCGACGACGGATTCGTCGAACTCCCCGTCGAGAGTTCCGAGTAA
- a CDS encoding AIR synthase family protein, whose protein sequence is MPDLGKIDREFFETHVRPRLGADRDDVRLGPTPGVDFGCLDIGGRAVAIATDPVSILPPLGFERAGRFALDVVLADVAVSGLSPSHLAVSFSLPPGMADDEFAAVWEGMHAEAADLGVSVVTGHTARYEGCSFPWVGGATALAVGNREDVIRPDGARPGDDLVVTNGPAVETTGLLTTLFPDRIDLDPDTLRTAQARLDEASCVRDAMTVAAAGPVTAMHDATEGGLHGAFVEMATGAGVRFEIERDRVPIRPGVAETCAALDIDPWTATASGSLVLTVDPEGTETVLAALSDRGTPAARVGRVTDGEGVHVDGEEITAPSVDASWAAYSELSTGSSTNPSST, encoded by the coding sequence ATGCCCGATCTCGGCAAGATCGACCGCGAGTTCTTCGAGACGCACGTCCGCCCGCGGCTGGGCGCCGACCGCGACGACGTGCGCCTCGGCCCGACGCCGGGCGTCGACTTCGGCTGCCTCGATATCGGCGGCCGCGCCGTCGCCATCGCGACCGATCCCGTCTCGATCCTGCCCCCACTCGGCTTCGAACGCGCCGGCCGGTTCGCCCTCGACGTGGTGCTCGCGGACGTGGCCGTCAGCGGTCTCTCCCCCTCCCACCTCGCCGTCTCCTTCTCGCTCCCGCCCGGGATGGCCGACGACGAGTTCGCGGCGGTGTGGGAGGGGATGCACGCCGAGGCGGCCGACCTCGGCGTGAGCGTCGTCACCGGCCACACCGCCCGGTACGAGGGCTGTTCGTTCCCGTGGGTGGGCGGGGCGACGGCGCTCGCCGTCGGGAATCGGGAGGACGTGATCCGCCCCGACGGCGCCCGCCCCGGCGACGACCTGGTGGTGACGAACGGCCCGGCCGTCGAGACGACCGGGTTGTTGACGACGCTCTTTCCCGATCGGATCGACCTCGATCCGGACACCCTGCGGACGGCGCAGGCCCGCCTCGACGAGGCGAGTTGCGTCCGCGACGCGATGACTGTGGCCGCGGCGGGACCGGTGACGGCGATGCACGACGCCACCGAGGGCGGCCTCCACGGCGCGTTCGTCGAGATGGCGACCGGCGCGGGCGTCCGGTTCGAAATCGAGCGCGACCGGGTGCCGATCCGGCCGGGCGTCGCGGAAACCTGTGCCGCCCTCGATATCGACCCCTGGACCGCCACGGCGTCGGGGTCGCTCGTCCTGACGGTCGATCCCGAGGGAACCGAGACGGTGCTCGCGGCGCTCTCCGACCGAGGTACGCCCGCGGCGCGCGTCGGGCGCGTGACCGACGGCGAGGGCGTCCACGTCGACGGCGAAGAGATCACGGCGCCGTCGGTGGACGCGTCGTGGGCGGCTTACTCGGAACTCTCGACGGGGAGTTCGACGAATCCGTCGTCGACGTAG
- a CDS encoding MFS transporter, translating to MGLATRLVGDDADVVADPRFRVILLGSVVSPMGASLVSPLLDSLVGVYGVSEARIGLVMAAFTAPAIVAIPLVGLVSDRYGRKPVLTAGLATFGAAGAALAFTADFRTVLALRLLQGIGFTGIAPVLIAATGDLFTGDREATAQGVRFTTVGLSLALVPVLAGLLVALAWQYPFTLFALGLPAAAVVHVYFEEPATATNGGDSARNVRRLGAALRRPRLGLVLLGRTVPSVLWFGFLTYNSIVVVRFLDGSPGAAGALVGVASVASSIGGTQVGRLTAAFETRRVPLLAGTAASGLGLAGVALAPSLPVAGVGAVVVGAGFGVVLTLYRSTISTLAPDDLRGSLVSLGESAGRLGSTLTPVAMGGAVALATPRYGFEAAVRGTLLGVVGCGVAVGVVAVVLADRHADLTAD from the coding sequence GTGGGCCTCGCAACGAGACTCGTCGGCGACGACGCGGACGTGGTGGCCGACCCGCGATTTCGGGTGATCCTCCTCGGCAGCGTCGTCTCCCCGATGGGCGCGTCGCTCGTCTCGCCGCTGCTCGACTCGCTCGTCGGCGTCTACGGCGTGAGCGAGGCGCGTATCGGCCTCGTGATGGCGGCGTTCACCGCGCCGGCCATCGTCGCCATCCCGCTCGTGGGGCTGGTGTCGGATCGCTACGGGCGCAAGCCCGTCCTCACCGCAGGGCTGGCGACGTTCGGCGCGGCCGGTGCTGCGCTCGCGTTCACGGCCGACTTCCGGACGGTCCTCGCACTCCGACTCCTGCAGGGTATCGGCTTCACGGGCATCGCGCCCGTCCTCATCGCCGCCACGGGCGACCTCTTCACCGGCGACCGGGAGGCGACGGCACAGGGCGTTCGCTTCACCACCGTCGGCCTCTCGCTCGCCCTCGTGCCCGTCCTCGCGGGCCTGCTCGTCGCGCTCGCGTGGCAGTACCCCTTCACACTCTTCGCGCTCGGCTTGCCGGCGGCCGCCGTCGTCCACGTCTACTTCGAGGAGCCGGCGACGGCGACGAACGGCGGGGACTCCGCCCGGAACGTTCGCCGGCTTGGGGCCGCGCTCCGCCGGCCGCGGCTGGGGCTCGTCCTCCTCGGCCGGACCGTCCCCTCGGTGCTCTGGTTCGGCTTCCTGACGTACAACTCGATCGTCGTCGTCCGGTTTCTGGACGGCTCGCCCGGCGCGGCGGGCGCGCTCGTCGGCGTCGCCAGCGTGGCGAGTTCGATCGGTGGCACGCAGGTCGGACGGCTCACGGCCGCCTTCGAGACGCGGCGCGTGCCGCTCCTCGCGGGCACGGCCGCCTCGGGACTCGGCCTCGCGGGCGTCGCGCTCGCGCCGTCGCTCCCCGTCGCCGGCGTCGGCGCCGTCGTCGTCGGGGCGGGCTTCGGCGTCGTCCTGACACTCTATCGAAGCACCATCTCGACGCTCGCGCCCGACGACCTCCGGGGGTCGCTGGTCAGCCTCGGCGAGTCCGCCGGCCGACTCGGCAGCACGCTCACGCCCGTCGCCATGGGCGGCGCCGTCGCGCTCGCGACCCCCCGCTACGGCTTCGAGGCCGCGGTCCGGGGGACGCTCCTCGGCGTCGTCGGCTGTGGCGTCGCCGTCGGCGTCGTCGCCGTCGTGCTGGCCGACCGACACGCCGACCTCACGGCCGACTAA
- a CDS encoding alpha/beta fold hydrolase, translating to MSTDPARPRPSEGASTVVETNGVRLHVVSLGPEDGPPVVCLHGFPEFWYGWLPVARRLADAGYRVLVPDQRGYNESEKPSGVAAYRLPTLAADIAGLIDAVGEDAAHVVGHDWGAAVAWWLALDEPERVETLTAVNVPHPTVMTRTLRRSWDQRRRSWYMGFFQVPRLPEFVARAGNWRLFERTMRASSRPGTFDAADFERYRAAWGKPGAATAMVNWYRAAARHPLPERTDPVEPPTLVLWGTGDDFLRTEMARESVAYCRNGRAVLVDDATHWIHHERPDRVVEGLREGFARGSTP from the coding sequence GTGTCCACCGACCCCGCCCGCCCCCGTCCGTCCGAAGGCGCGTCGACCGTCGTCGAGACGAACGGCGTCCGTCTGCACGTCGTCAGCCTCGGTCCCGAAGACGGCCCGCCGGTCGTCTGCCTCCACGGCTTCCCCGAGTTCTGGTACGGCTGGCTCCCCGTCGCGCGCCGCCTCGCCGACGCGGGCTATCGCGTGCTCGTCCCGGATCAGCGCGGCTACAACGAGAGCGAAAAGCCGTCGGGCGTCGCCGCCTACCGCCTACCGACGCTCGCGGCCGACATCGCGGGGTTGATCGACGCGGTCGGCGAGGACGCCGCGCACGTCGTCGGCCACGACTGGGGCGCCGCCGTGGCGTGGTGGCTGGCGCTCGACGAACCGGAGCGGGTCGAGACGCTGACGGCCGTGAACGTCCCGCATCCGACGGTCATGACCCGGACGCTCCGCCGGTCGTGGGACCAGCGCCGGCGGAGCTGGTATATGGGGTTCTTTCAGGTGCCCCGCCTGCCCGAATTCGTCGCTCGCGCCGGCAACTGGCGGCTCTTCGAGCGGACGATGCGCGCGTCGAGTCGGCCGGGGACGTTCGACGCCGCGGACTTCGAGCGCTACCGGGCGGCGTGGGGGAAGCCGGGCGCGGCCACGGCGATGGTGAACTGGTACCGGGCGGCCGCGCGCCACCCGCTCCCGGAGCGCACCGATCCGGTCGAGCCGCCGACGCTCGTGCTGTGGGGGACGGGCGACGACTTCCTCCGGACCGAGATGGCGCGGGAGAGCGTCGCGTACTGCCGTAACGGGCGGGCCGTCCTCGTCGACGACGCGACCCACTGGATACACCACGAGCGGCCGGACCGCGTCGTCGAGGGCCTGCGAGAGGGGTTCGCGCGCGGGTCGACGCCGTAG